CAGGTCTTTTACGACAACTACAAGAATCTATGGATGAATTAAAAAGTCAGTTGAAGCGGGCGTAATGGTTAGAAGTTGATGATATATACTGGTTATCACACATTGCCTATAATTGGACTAAGCTACATGGAAAATTGAAAAGTAACTGGGTTACGGCCTAGATTATTATTCCCAGTGAATAGAGCGTCAAGAATCAAATGCTGTTTGAGCGATAACATAAATTTCTACTTCAAATTTTGCTCATTTTTGAGTAAATCTCAAATACTCTTACTGTTGGGTTTTTAAATTATAAATTAATATAGAAAGACGTATTTCTTTATTAATTTGTTTTAAGAATTAATATTATTTTAATTTTAAAAAATAATCGATCTATAAAGATTTGTGCTTATTAAAATAACATTAAAAATAGTATACATCAGTTAGCAAAACAGTAAAATCTTTGGTTGCTTACAAGGCTTCAATTCTAGCTTCGTAAGCAAGTATTTTAGAATCGAGACGATTGTGGAGATACGTATTTTTTCCTTTCAGCATCGTTGAAATTAACTTAGCTTCGATACAATAATTTTTAATTTTATCTTTATCCCAATAGTTTGGCGGACATTGTAAATTAGTGATTCTGTCTGCTATCTTAACCAATCCTACCTCTTTTTCTAGTTTATTGATTCGGTTTAAACTATCTACCATTCTGTCTCGTTTTTGTTGAATAGTTTCGTCCTTGGTTAACGCTAAAACAGCTTTTGCTACTGACGCTCCAAACTTGATTTTTATCTCTTCAAATTCAGCACTCGTATCTTCAAGGGTATCGTGTAATATAGCCACCTGAATTGCAAAATTGATGTCAAAGTTTTTATCAAAATTATAAGCCATTAGTACTTCCATAGCAACATTTGAAATGTGGACTATATAATTGGAGTTTGTTCCTGGAACTTTTTGTTCCCTATGTTTTTCATCAGCAAACTTAATTGCTTCTTGATATAATTCTTGTGTCATTAGTTACTTTCTATAGTGTAAAAAAAACTTACTTATAAACACATTTATAAGA
This genomic stretch from Cellulophaga algicola DSM 14237 harbors:
- a CDS encoding HD domain-containing protein, translated to MTQELYQEAIKFADEKHREQKVPGTNSNYIVHISNVAMEVLMAYNFDKNFDINFAIQVAILHDTLEDTSAEFEEIKIKFGASVAKAVLALTKDETIQQKRDRMVDSLNRINKLEKEVGLVKIADRITNLQCPPNYWDKDKIKNYCIEAKLISTMLKGKNTYLHNRLDSKILAYEARIEAL